A section of the Marinimicrobium koreense genome encodes:
- the fliF gene encoding flagellar basal-body MS-ring/collar protein FliF: protein MAAADSTMDDNAANGGGRKRPGNDLIEGFSNLNLVRQAGLMVGLAAAVAIGFAVVLWTQGEEYRPLLPSLDPSESPEVVTVLEQAQIPFRIDPSTGGLLVAVDDLSAARIRLAQAGIPRDDTTGFELMDQEQPLGTSQFVESTRYHRAMEGELARTISSMNNVRSARVHLAVPKRSVFVRDVREPRASVFLDVNPGRTLDASQVKAITNLVASSVSELNADAVTIVDQHGELLSAKEENSELLMADRQREYTRRVEEGLVQRVNRILEPVLGTENFRAEVSADVDFTATEQAAETFNPDMPAIRSEQIMNESTTGRDQGGIPGALTNQPPGAAEAPEQIDPETGEPVNENSPREVRERATRNYELDRTISYTRFQQGQVDRLSVAVVVDDKVELDEAGNETRVAWTDAELQRLELLVRDAVGFSAARGDSVNVLNSPFRARSLEEFTTPELPWWQQPWLFPYLKQGAGLLVLAVLIFGLLRPVLKSLARTGGRASEEEEARELAALEQSGLGGYDGLSDETVTLTGGALGLPGPEESYEQQLNAVKGLVADDPGRVAQVVKSWINRDD from the coding sequence ATGGCTGCAGCTGACTCAACAATGGACGATAACGCCGCCAACGGGGGCGGTCGCAAGCGCCCGGGGAACGATCTGATCGAAGGCTTCAGTAACCTGAATCTGGTGCGTCAGGCAGGCCTGATGGTGGGCCTGGCGGCGGCGGTGGCCATCGGCTTTGCCGTGGTGCTCTGGACCCAGGGAGAAGAGTATCGCCCCTTGCTGCCCTCCCTGGACCCGAGCGAATCCCCCGAGGTCGTCACGGTACTCGAGCAGGCCCAGATCCCTTTTCGGATAGACCCGTCCACGGGCGGTTTATTGGTGGCGGTGGACGACTTGTCTGCGGCACGTATCCGACTCGCCCAGGCAGGTATCCCCCGGGATGACACCACAGGCTTCGAGTTGATGGACCAAGAGCAGCCTTTGGGTACCAGCCAGTTTGTGGAGAGCACCCGATACCATCGCGCGATGGAAGGCGAGCTGGCGCGTACCATTTCCAGTATGAATAACGTGCGCAGTGCCCGCGTGCATCTGGCGGTGCCGAAGCGTTCGGTGTTTGTCCGTGATGTGCGGGAGCCCCGTGCCTCGGTGTTTCTGGATGTGAATCCCGGACGCACTCTGGACGCCAGTCAGGTCAAAGCCATTACCAATCTGGTGGCCTCCAGTGTGTCCGAGCTTAACGCCGACGCGGTGACCATTGTGGATCAGCACGGTGAACTGCTGTCCGCCAAAGAGGAAAATTCCGAGTTGTTGATGGCGGATCGTCAGCGCGAGTACACCCGTCGGGTGGAAGAAGGGCTGGTACAGCGGGTCAATCGGATACTGGAGCCGGTGCTGGGCACCGAAAACTTCCGGGCGGAAGTCAGTGCCGATGTCGACTTTACGGCGACTGAGCAGGCGGCGGAAACCTTCAATCCGGATATGCCGGCCATCCGCAGCGAACAGATCATGAACGAGTCCACTACCGGGCGCGATCAGGGCGGCATTCCCGGCGCGCTGACCAATCAGCCGCCCGGCGCCGCGGAAGCTCCGGAGCAGATCGATCCGGAAACCGGTGAGCCAGTCAATGAAAACTCTCCGCGCGAAGTGCGCGAGCGCGCGACTCGCAACTACGAGCTGGACCGGACTATCAGCTATACCCGTTTTCAACAGGGCCAGGTCGATCGCCTGTCGGTCGCAGTGGTCGTTGATGACAAGGTTGAGCTGGATGAGGCGGGTAATGAAACCCGGGTCGCCTGGACCGATGCGGAACTTCAGCGCCTGGAGCTGTTGGTGCGCGATGCGGTGGGCTTCTCCGCCGCCCGGGGTGACAGCGTGAATGTGCTCAATTCACCGTTTCGGGCCCGCAGTCTCGAAGAGTTTACGACTCCGGAGCTGCCCTGGTGGCAGCAACCCTGGTTGTTTCCCTACCTGAAGCAGGGCGCCGGTCTGTTGGTCTTGGCCGTGTTGATCTTCGGCCTTTTGCGTCCGGTGCTCAAGAGTCTGGCCCGGACTGGGGGCCGTGCCTCGGAAGAAGAGGAAGCCCGGGAGCTGGCCGCGCTGGAACAGTCCGGATTGGGTGGGTATGATGGCCTGTCGGACGAAACCGTTACCCTGACCGGCGGCGCACTCGGGTTGCCAGGGCCGGAAGAAAGCTACGAGCAGCAATTGAACGCGGTAAAAGGGCTGGTGGCCGACGATCCGGGGCGGGTTGCCCAAGTGGTGAAAAGTTGGATCAACCGGGACGATTAA
- the fliG gene encoding flagellar motor switch protein FliG has translation MNHVDQAAILLMSLGEADAAEVLRHMGPKEVQRIGGAMAQMKNVQQSDVQAVLTNFLEEVRTLTGLGTDSDAYIRNMLVTALGEDKASGLIDRILLGGNTTGLDTLKWMEPRSVADVIRNEHPQIQAIVVSYLDPDQAAEVLSYLSEKMRLDIMMRVASLDTVQPSALQELNDILEKQFTGSASSQTKAVGGYKTAAEIMNHLEGSIEADLMDSIKELDEDMGNQIQDLMFVFDNLKDVDDRGIQMLLREVSSEVLIVALKGADNELQDKIFSNMSKRAAELLRDDLEVKGPVRLSEVETAQKEILTIARRMADAGEIVLSSSGEKML, from the coding sequence TTGAATCATGTGGATCAGGCGGCCATTCTCCTGATGTCGCTCGGCGAGGCCGATGCGGCGGAGGTGCTTCGTCATATGGGCCCCAAGGAGGTTCAGCGCATCGGCGGCGCCATGGCGCAGATGAAAAACGTCCAGCAGAGTGATGTCCAGGCCGTCCTGACCAACTTTCTCGAAGAAGTGCGCACCCTCACCGGTCTGGGAACCGACTCCGACGCCTACATCCGCAACATGCTGGTGACCGCCCTCGGCGAAGACAAGGCCAGCGGCCTGATCGACCGTATTTTGCTGGGCGGCAATACCACCGGTCTGGACACTCTCAAATGGATGGAGCCACGTTCCGTGGCCGATGTCATCCGCAATGAGCACCCGCAAATTCAGGCGATTGTGGTGTCCTACCTCGACCCTGACCAGGCGGCGGAAGTGCTCAGTTATCTGAGCGAAAAGATGCGCCTGGATATTATGATGCGGGTCGCCTCCCTGGATACAGTGCAGCCCAGCGCTCTGCAGGAACTGAACGACATTCTGGAAAAACAGTTCACCGGCAGCGCCTCTTCCCAGACCAAGGCGGTGGGCGGTTACAAGACCGCGGCGGAAATTATGAACCACCTGGAAGGCTCCATCGAGGCCGACCTGATGGATTCCATCAAGGAGCTGGACGAGGACATGGGCAACCAGATTCAGGACCTCATGTTCGTGTTCGACAACCTCAAGGATGTGGACGACCGGGGCATTCAGATGCTGCTGCGTGAGGTGTCGTCCGAAGTGCTGATTGTGGCGCTCAAAGGGGCCGACAACGAGCTGCAGGACAAGATTTTCAGCAACATGTCCAAGCGCGCGGCCGAACTGCTGCGCGACGATCTGGAAGTGAAGGGGCCGGTGCGCTTGTCCGAAGTGGAGACCGCCCAGAAAGAAATCCTCACCATTGCCCGGCGCATGGCCGATGCCGGCGAAATTGTGCTCAGCAGCAGTGGCGAAAAAATGCTTTAA
- a CDS encoding flagellar assembly protein FliH: MTTKKLANRIPAEELEHYQAWVLPPIHGEQDRVLPSAEREARQRAEDEERRKGEKIEDVDYEGGSSGLSAEEMQRLVDAAEQEGREQGYQAGFEQGRAEGYEAGQQKGWEEMRQKLAAEQQRFQHLVQAIREPLAEQEDALEQWLLDTVCALTRSLVERELLTDSSHIMEPVRAAVAALPAGAEHLHIYLNPDDLALVEAYAEEHRLDWTFHSDEALLPGGCRVETKESQVDFSIEHRLAQQLDAFVNRQLGSDSAMSDEDDMSDAVQPDGDEYDSRSSGDETP, from the coding sequence ATGACCACCAAAAAACTTGCCAACCGGATTCCCGCCGAAGAGCTTGAGCACTATCAGGCCTGGGTACTGCCGCCGATTCACGGTGAACAGGACCGCGTACTGCCCAGCGCCGAGCGCGAAGCGCGCCAACGCGCCGAGGACGAAGAGCGGCGCAAGGGCGAAAAAATTGAAGACGTGGATTACGAAGGCGGCAGCAGCGGCCTGAGCGCCGAGGAAATGCAGCGCCTGGTGGACGCCGCCGAGCAGGAAGGGCGAGAGCAGGGGTACCAGGCCGGCTTTGAGCAGGGCCGCGCCGAAGGCTATGAGGCGGGTCAGCAGAAAGGCTGGGAAGAGATGCGCCAGAAATTGGCCGCTGAGCAGCAGCGCTTTCAGCATCTGGTACAGGCCATTCGGGAGCCCCTGGCGGAGCAGGAGGATGCCCTGGAACAGTGGTTGCTCGACACGGTATGTGCGTTAACGCGCAGCCTGGTAGAACGGGAACTGCTGACGGACTCCAGTCATATCATGGAGCCGGTGCGCGCCGCCGTGGCCGCACTGCCCGCCGGTGCGGAACATCTGCATATCTACCTCAACCCCGATGATCTTGCACTGGTGGAAGCCTACGCTGAAGAGCACCGTCTGGACTGGACGTTTCACTCTGATGAGGCACTGTTGCCCGGGGGGTGTCGGGTGGAAACCAAGGAAAGCCAAGTCGACTTTTCCATTGAGCATCGACTGGCTCAGCAATTGGATGCATTTGTGAATCGCCAATTGGGCAGTGACTCCGCGATGAGCGACGAAGACGATATGAGCGACGCTGTGCAGCCCGACGGCGACGAATATGACAGCCGGTCCTCGGGAGACGAAACCCCGTGA